From one Zhongshania sp. R06B22 genomic stretch:
- a CDS encoding efflux RND transporter permease subunit produces the protein MNPLPEFDTNKGIIPWFARNSVASNLLMFVIIAIGLGTAFNIQRTIQPDFEINVIRITVAYPGATPDEVENGVVLKIEEALKDIESIESIQSTADESFATITAGIYEDYDTNAVMDEIKSAIDGIVSFPEQAERPTVNRVEFNNHALNVQLYGDLDERGLKELAEQVKQELTLDEDIAFVQINGARDFEISIEVPEHTLLQYGLTLNEVAEAVRRSSLDLPGGSIKTVNGDILLRTRGQARSQYEFERVVLISNPDGTRVTIGDIATINDGFVEKDGFSFFDGQNSIGLQVFAVGNQDLIKVSDAAKRYVAEKRNNLPEGVNITTWADITFYLEGRMTMMMKNLGMGALLVFIVLGMFLNIKLAFWVMVGLPMCFLGTLAMMPIVGVSLNMLSLFGFILVLGIVVDDAIIIGESAYAETEIKGHSIDSVITGALRVATPATFGVLTTIMAFSPTLFTEGAFSPFPEAVGWVVLLCLTFSLVESKLILPAHLAHSRPGTTGIWLKIDEIPRYFNGKLNYFVEHLYRPFIHKAIANRYLTGSIFSAMLIITFGIIAGGIVRFVMIPDVPSDFIKANLEMVEGTPEAQTRQAFDYIDSALRKVDADYQSAHENSSNKRLINHVEAFGTSGRTLTFMVELTKNEQRDIDGGEIARRWRKEIGDIPGAKILSVSSADQTSGPSISLKLSSNSNTELEAAAKQVEEALSHYKGVFDIRNGASAIQDEIVLDIKPSAEVLGISSASLGRQLRDAFYGAEAQRLQRGNDEVKVMVRYPPEERQAISDLQNMYIRSADKAYVPLSSVADMNFEPGFSQRKRIDGERSITVTAQVDKDFTSPDKVTANVMKTLVNEIFPDKYPSVIVKLSGESEESGVLMKSLAIGFVLALFGIYALLAIPLRSYLQPLIIMGVIPFGIIGAVFGHIVLNMSFSMMSFFGVIALSGVVVNDSLIMVDFINSAIARGERLLDAVVDSGCLRFRAILLTSLTTFFGLLPMLLESSVQAQFVIPMAVSLGFGIIFATVITLILIPCLYIVLDDFKRLVGGTSKEVASTTT, from the coding sequence ATGAATCCCTTACCGGAATTTGATACCAACAAGGGGATAATCCCTTGGTTTGCCCGTAATTCGGTAGCCTCTAACCTCCTCATGTTTGTCATTATCGCCATCGGCTTGGGTACTGCGTTTAATATTCAACGCACAATTCAACCTGACTTTGAAATAAACGTGATACGGATTACCGTTGCTTACCCCGGCGCGACGCCAGACGAAGTCGAAAACGGCGTGGTATTAAAGATTGAAGAAGCACTCAAAGATATCGAGTCAATCGAAAGTATTCAATCAACCGCCGACGAATCCTTCGCTACCATAACCGCTGGAATTTACGAGGATTACGATACCAACGCGGTCATGGACGAGATCAAAAGCGCTATTGACGGCATCGTGAGTTTTCCAGAGCAAGCTGAGCGCCCCACCGTCAATCGGGTTGAATTCAATAACCACGCACTCAATGTCCAACTTTATGGCGACCTCGATGAACGCGGTTTGAAGGAGCTGGCGGAGCAAGTCAAACAAGAACTCACTCTCGATGAAGACATCGCATTTGTGCAAATTAACGGCGCTAGAGATTTTGAGATTAGCATCGAGGTTCCTGAACATACCCTGCTCCAGTACGGCTTAACGCTCAATGAGGTCGCCGAGGCTGTTCGTCGCTCTTCCTTAGACCTGCCCGGTGGCTCAATAAAAACCGTCAATGGCGACATTCTTCTGCGCACCCGCGGTCAAGCTCGCAGCCAGTACGAATTCGAGCGCGTGGTACTTATCTCCAATCCCGACGGCACTCGTGTAACCATCGGTGATATCGCCACTATCAACGACGGCTTTGTCGAAAAAGACGGTTTCTCATTTTTTGATGGTCAAAACAGTATTGGCCTGCAGGTATTCGCCGTCGGCAATCAAGATTTAATCAAAGTATCTGATGCCGCCAAACGCTACGTCGCTGAAAAACGTAATAATCTTCCCGAAGGCGTGAACATTACCACCTGGGCCGACATCACATTTTATCTCGAAGGTCGGATGACCATGATGATGAAAAACCTCGGCATGGGTGCGCTGTTGGTTTTCATTGTATTGGGCATGTTCCTGAATATTAAACTCGCGTTTTGGGTGATGGTTGGCTTGCCAATGTGCTTTTTAGGCACGCTTGCGATGATGCCTATTGTGGGGGTCAGCTTGAATATGCTGAGCCTGTTCGGTTTTATTTTAGTGCTTGGTATTGTGGTTGATGATGCCATTATTATTGGCGAAAGCGCCTACGCCGAGACCGAAATCAAAGGTCACTCCATCGACAGCGTCATCACCGGCGCACTGCGAGTAGCCACACCCGCAACCTTTGGTGTGCTGACCACGATCATGGCATTTTCGCCGACGCTATTTACCGAAGGCGCTTTTTCACCGTTCCCTGAAGCAGTGGGCTGGGTAGTGCTTCTCTGCCTAACTTTTTCACTGGTGGAATCCAAGTTAATTTTACCCGCTCATCTGGCGCATAGCCGGCCCGGCACGACCGGCATCTGGCTCAAGATAGATGAAATTCCACGCTATTTTAATGGCAAGCTAAACTATTTTGTTGAGCACCTGTACCGGCCTTTTATTCACAAAGCCATTGCCAATCGCTATCTCACGGGCTCAATTTTTAGCGCTATGTTAATCATTACGTTTGGCATAATTGCCGGCGGCATTGTTCGTTTTGTGATGATCCCTGACGTCCCATCGGATTTCATCAAAGCAAACTTGGAAATGGTGGAAGGCACACCCGAAGCGCAAACTCGGCAAGCTTTTGACTATATCGACAGCGCACTCCGCAAAGTAGACGCTGATTACCAAAGCGCCCATGAAAACTCATCGAACAAGCGCTTGATCAATCACGTAGAGGCATTCGGCACTTCGGGTAGAACCCTCACTTTTATGGTAGAGCTCACTAAAAATGAGCAGCGCGATATTGACGGTGGTGAAATTGCACGGCGCTGGCGCAAAGAGATTGGTGACATTCCCGGGGCAAAAATCTTGTCTGTCAGCAGCGCCGATCAAACATCAGGTCCATCAATTTCGCTCAAGCTCAGCAGTAATTCAAACACTGAACTAGAAGCTGCAGCCAAGCAGGTTGAAGAAGCCTTAAGTCATTACAAAGGCGTATTCGACATCCGCAACGGCGCCAGTGCCATCCAAGACGAAATTGTGCTGGATATAAAACCTAGCGCCGAGGTGTTGGGTATTTCATCGGCATCGCTGGGGCGCCAGCTACGCGATGCTTTCTACGGTGCAGAAGCGCAACGCTTGCAACGCGGCAACGACGAAGTAAAAGTCATGGTTCGCTACCCGCCGGAAGAGCGACAAGCAATATCAGATTTACAAAACATGTATATCCGTTCTGCCGACAAGGCCTATGTCCCCTTAAGCAGCGTCGCCGATATGAATTTTGAACCTGGCTTCAGCCAGCGCAAACGTATTGACGGTGAACGCTCAATTACGGTAACAGCGCAAGTTGACAAGGACTTTACGTCACCAGACAAAGTCACCGCCAATGTGATGAAAACGCTGGTAAACGAAATCTTCCCCGACAAATATCCATCGGTCATTGTGAAGTTAAGCGGTGAAAGTGAAGAGAGCGGTGTCCTAATGAAAAGCCTTGCCATCGGCTTTGTACTCGCCTTATTCGGCATATACGCGCTGCTAGCTATACCACTGAGATCTTACCTACAGCCGCTGATCATAATGGGCGTAATCCCATTTGGTATTATTGGCGCCGTGTTCGGACATATCGTGCTAAATATGTCATTCAGTATGATGTCTTTCTTTGGGGTAATCGCACTGTCCGGCGTGGTTGTTAATGACAGTCTCATTATGGTCGATTTTATTAACTCGGCCATTGCACGCGGTGAACGCCTGCTAGACGCTGTGGTCGACTCAGGCTGCCTGCGTTTTAGAGCGATACTACTAACATCATTAACCACCTTCTTTGGGCTGCTACCCATGCTGCTAGAAAGCAGCGTACAGGCACAATTCGTGATTCCCATGGCGGTATCTTTGGGCTTTGGAATTATCTTTGCCACGGTGATTACCCTGATCTTAATTCCCTGCTTATATATTGTGTTAGATGACTTTAAGCGTCTAGTCGGTGGGACCTCCAAGGAAGTCGCCAGCACTACTACTTAA
- a CDS encoding paraquat-inducible protein A: protein MVTHTPHPQPLRLSIRTAAINSPMTIPSHIPKELTACPDCDLLLQTAQLDHHLEGRCPRCNAVLWHSAKHTDTISFAAAISGLILFYPAVTLPILKFTMVGQHGSNSLLGGIYSMWLEQERMLAVLILLCSLVAPLMHLVLTAVVCLSIRLNHFPRHFPLWLKYKCWMQSWNMLEVYAMGIIVAYVKMMHDGEVTISGGTFCVSALLLCIILCSQYFHEEQAWQHWEKNKPT, encoded by the coding sequence ATGGTCACTCACACGCCGCATCCTCAGCCGCTGCGCCTATCTATTCGCACCGCTGCAATAAATAGCCCCATGACAATACCCAGTCATATTCCTAAGGAACTCACGGCCTGCCCCGACTGCGATCTGCTATTGCAGACCGCGCAGCTCGATCATCATCTAGAAGGCCGCTGCCCTCGCTGTAACGCGGTACTATGGCATTCAGCCAAACACACAGACACCATTAGCTTTGCAGCGGCAATCAGCGGTTTAATCTTATTTTACCCAGCGGTCACACTACCCATTTTAAAATTCACCATGGTCGGTCAACACGGCAGCAACTCTCTGCTCGGCGGCATCTACAGCATGTGGCTGGAACAGGAGAGAATGCTCGCAGTACTAATCCTGCTGTGCTCTTTGGTCGCACCGCTTATGCATTTAGTACTCACTGCGGTAGTTTGCCTGAGCATTCGACTAAATCATTTTCCTCGCCACTTCCCACTCTGGCTCAAATACAAATGCTGGATGCAAAGCTGGAATATGCTCGAAGTGTATGCAATGGGTATCATTGTCGCCTACGTTAAAATGATGCACGACGGAGAGGTCACAATCTCTGGCGGCACGTTCTGCGTGAGCGCCCTGCTGCTGTGTATTATTCTGTGTAGTCAGTATTTTCATGAAGAACAGGCCTGGCAGCATTGGGAGAAAAACAAACCCACATGA
- a CDS encoding paraquat-inducible protein A — protein MTISAQQRGIARCTECGKLSHLPALNRSTAATCPRCGTALSFRKFQSLQRSWAYTLAAIALLLPANLLPILTVISFGQGDPDTIMSGVVKLWVADLQAIAAIVFIASIAVPVIKLIILIILMLVVQLQLPLNRQQCTTLYRFIHFIGRWSMLDLFMISILVTLVHLGNIATVESGPAATAFAAVVVLTLFAANSFDPRLLWDLDND, from the coding sequence ATGACTATTAGCGCCCAACAACGCGGCATCGCTCGCTGCACTGAATGTGGCAAACTCAGTCATCTGCCGGCCCTCAACCGCAGTACTGCCGCCACCTGCCCACGCTGCGGCACAGCACTAAGCTTCCGCAAATTCCAAAGCTTACAGCGCAGCTGGGCGTATACCCTGGCAGCGATAGCCCTGCTGTTACCAGCAAATCTTTTACCCATACTCACCGTCATTAGCTTTGGTCAGGGTGATCCTGACACCATCATGTCTGGTGTTGTTAAGCTTTGGGTGGCTGACCTCCAAGCCATCGCCGCCATCGTGTTTATTGCCAGCATTGCGGTGCCGGTAATAAAGCTCATTATTCTGATCATATTAATGCTAGTTGTGCAGTTGCAACTCCCCTTAAACCGCCAGCAATGCACCACGCTATACCGTTTTATTCACTTTATTGGTCGCTGGTCCATGCTCGACTTATTCATGATCTCGATTTTGGTCACATTGGTACACTTAGGCAATATCGCCACAGTAGAAAGCGGCCCCGCTGCCACTGCCTTCGCCGCCGTGGTGGTATTAACCCTCTTTGCCGCAAACAGTTTTGACCCGCGTTTATTATGGGACTTAGATAATGACTGA
- a CDS encoding PqiB family protein, with protein MTDRNISSAVLAPKRGLSAIWLLPLIALGIAAWLMYQSLNDSGLNVTLAFNNGSGINVGKTPVIYQGIDVGHVQSLQLDDDLEGVTATLELSQQIAPLIKENTQFWLVKPQISLSGVSGLDTLVAGNYISFEPGDGKPSLHFTALNTPPPQTNNLPGLRLVLSAEELGSLSVGAPLLYQKIDVGAVEGYQLKGDEIEISVRIDPQYRHLVNSSSRFWVQSGIKVNAGLQGIDIETGSIASILAGGIAFDTPVKSAPEASHMASFNLFKSHDRAKGSDLITVFFRNPDGLKVGSKAQLMGMEIGKVDSLTFVDDNPNLGANIQIAVSPPYNRYLNENTQFWLVKPEVSSSGVSGLDAIISGPYINLRVAGKGGTIPKQYTALVKAPESRVQEPGLRLTLRSDELSSVSVGSKIYYRKIAVGQIESVDLEKDGVNIGIFIHQRYAHLVHRESQFWNASGLSITGGLSGLDIHADSLATIVAGGIAFHTPVIKKPQLAWEGLRYTLYPDFQSTSDEKGRDIHLYFATGNNINKGTEIKYQGIKVGDVVALELDDNMDRVKVSARLAPSAKALARAGSQFWVVRPQLGLIGTRNLETLVTGSYITVRPGYGSSTNEFVALDNPPPLSKPGNGLNLILTAAQRGSIKDGVKVFYRDIPVGEVFGYELAEDARQTLIHINIEPRYAGLVRENSQFWNSSGIAVKFGLFSGATIRSKSIESLLEGGIAFATPDTAPLAPVVNDGKSFALHQSVDQRWLDWKPQIALPQEVDTGENWIRAD; from the coding sequence ATGACTGATCGCAATATATCGTCCGCTGTACTGGCGCCTAAACGCGGCCTTTCGGCCATCTGGTTGCTGCCGCTGATTGCCTTAGGCATCGCCGCATGGCTTATGTATCAGAGCCTCAATGACAGCGGTCTGAACGTCACCCTCGCCTTTAACAATGGCAGCGGCATTAATGTCGGCAAAACGCCGGTTATTTATCAGGGCATTGATGTTGGTCACGTGCAAAGCTTGCAGCTTGACGACGACCTAGAGGGAGTGACCGCAACGCTGGAATTATCACAGCAGATAGCGCCACTTATTAAGGAGAACACCCAATTCTGGCTAGTAAAACCCCAAATATCACTGTCTGGCGTCTCTGGTCTGGACACCCTTGTGGCGGGCAATTACATCAGTTTCGAGCCCGGCGATGGTAAACCTAGCCTGCATTTCACGGCATTAAATACGCCGCCGCCGCAAACCAACAACCTGCCCGGATTACGCTTAGTATTAAGCGCCGAGGAGCTGGGGTCGCTATCCGTCGGCGCGCCGCTGCTATATCAAAAAATTGATGTGGGGGCGGTTGAAGGCTATCAACTCAAGGGCGATGAGATTGAAATCAGCGTCCGCATAGATCCGCAGTACCGCCACTTGGTTAATAGTAGCTCACGCTTTTGGGTGCAAAGCGGCATAAAGGTAAATGCCGGCCTGCAAGGCATCGATATTGAAACCGGATCGATAGCGAGTATTTTAGCCGGCGGCATCGCTTTTGATACCCCCGTAAAGTCGGCCCCTGAAGCGAGTCATATGGCGAGTTTCAACTTGTTTAAAAGCCATGACAGAGCCAAAGGTAGCGATCTGATCACCGTCTTTTTTAGAAACCCTGATGGCCTAAAGGTCGGTAGCAAAGCGCAGCTGATGGGCATGGAAATCGGCAAGGTAGATAGCTTGACGTTTGTCGATGACAATCCCAATCTCGGTGCCAATATCCAGATTGCGGTATCCCCTCCTTACAACCGCTACCTGAACGAAAATACCCAGTTCTGGCTGGTGAAGCCCGAGGTTTCCAGCAGTGGCGTGAGTGGCTTAGATGCAATAATAAGTGGCCCTTACATCAACCTTCGAGTAGCGGGCAAAGGCGGAACTATTCCCAAGCAGTACACCGCCCTAGTTAAAGCACCAGAGAGCCGTGTTCAGGAGCCTGGCCTACGGCTGACGCTGCGCAGCGATGAACTCAGCTCGGTGAGTGTCGGCAGTAAAATCTATTATCGCAAAATTGCTGTAGGCCAAATCGAGTCTGTAGATCTCGAAAAAGACGGCGTAAATATCGGCATCTTTATACACCAGCGCTACGCCCATTTGGTGCATCGTGAATCTCAATTTTGGAATGCTAGCGGACTAAGTATCACCGGCGGTTTAAGCGGGCTAGACATCCACGCCGACTCTCTGGCAACAATTGTTGCTGGCGGCATTGCTTTTCACACCCCAGTGATCAAAAAACCACAGCTGGCATGGGAGGGCTTGCGCTACACCCTGTACCCCGATTTCCAAAGCACTTCGGATGAAAAAGGCCGAGATATCCACCTGTACTTTGCCACTGGCAACAACATCAACAAAGGTACCGAAATCAAGTACCAAGGTATTAAGGTCGGCGACGTCGTCGCCTTAGAATTAGATGACAATATGGACCGCGTCAAAGTCAGCGCGCGCCTAGCGCCCTCCGCCAAAGCGCTGGCTCGCGCCGGCAGTCAGTTCTGGGTGGTGCGCCCACAACTCGGACTTATCGGTACTCGAAATTTAGAAACCCTAGTCACCGGCAGCTATATTACCGTTCGCCCCGGTTATGGCAGCAGCACTAACGAATTCGTCGCTCTCGATAATCCCCCGCCGCTCAGCAAGCCCGGCAATGGTCTGAACTTAATTCTTACCGCCGCCCAACGTGGCTCTATCAAAGATGGCGTCAAGGTCTTTTATCGAGACATCCCGGTCGGTGAGGTATTCGGCTACGAGCTGGCTGAGGATGCTCGCCAGACCCTTATCCACATTAATATCGAGCCACGATATGCAGGCCTGGTCCGCGAAAACAGCCAATTTTGGAACTCCAGCGGTATCGCCGTAAAATTCGGCCTATTTAGCGGCGCCACCATTCGCAGCAAATCCATTGAATCCTTATTAGAAGGTGGCATCGCCTTTGCTACTCCAGACACGGCGCCACTAGCGCCGGTTGTGAACGACGGCAAGAGTTTTGCCCTTCATCAATCGGTGGATCAACGCTGGCTGGACTGGAAGCCCCAGATTGCCCTGCCGCAGGAAGTCGATACCGGTGAAAACTGGATAAGAGCGGATTAA
- a CDS encoding efflux RND transporter periplasmic adaptor subunit produces MGVITQLENVSVLKTSKQTLLSAAVIAAAFIIAIIVFALKPPPETVTITPPALYIDVAIAEKQTLSIAVNSQGTVEPRTETTLITEVSGKIIEVAAQFQNGGLVEKDELLLRVDPRNYDVEVKRAEANAAAAFSNLIQEKGRVSVAKQDIKKYPRKFASKEARYLAMRLPQLKEAQARLDSAKADIAHAKNNLDRTEIRAPYRGIIKARSVDLGQFVSPGTQLGHIFAVDFAEVRLPIPTDRLAYLALPNSNGNQSSPAVVLKNELGLEWQGNIVRTEAVLDERSRVLFAIAKIDDPYGLEGGGDTLLMGSFVKADISGKKIDGLIAIPRYILRTGNKVWVLDEEQRIRNRDLKILHTEGKLVYVYEGLNAGDVICLSTIPNVIAGTKVKVNSTIKTSSLVTSTSNPISALDTTASQL; encoded by the coding sequence TTGGGTGTAATCACGCAATTAGAGAACGTCAGTGTGTTAAAAACCTCGAAACAAACTTTGCTTTCCGCAGCGGTTATTGCCGCTGCTTTTATCATCGCGATCATTGTCTTTGCTCTGAAGCCGCCACCAGAAACCGTCACCATCACGCCACCGGCTCTTTATATCGACGTCGCCATTGCCGAGAAACAAACATTATCTATTGCCGTTAACTCCCAGGGCACGGTTGAACCAAGAACCGAAACCACCCTCATTACCGAAGTGTCAGGCAAAATTATCGAGGTTGCAGCGCAATTTCAAAATGGCGGCTTAGTAGAGAAAGACGAGTTACTATTGCGTGTTGATCCGCGTAACTACGACGTCGAAGTCAAACGCGCCGAGGCCAATGCTGCCGCCGCCTTTAGCAACTTAATTCAGGAGAAAGGCCGGGTTTCAGTTGCCAAGCAAGATATAAAAAAATATCCCCGCAAATTCGCCAGCAAAGAAGCCCGCTACCTCGCCATGCGACTTCCACAATTGAAAGAGGCGCAGGCACGCTTAGACTCGGCCAAAGCCGACATTGCTCACGCCAAAAATAATTTAGATCGCACCGAAATTCGCGCGCCCTACCGCGGCATTATCAAGGCGCGAAGTGTTGATCTGGGCCAATTTGTTAGCCCAGGAACGCAACTAGGGCATATCTTCGCGGTAGATTTTGCTGAAGTTCGACTTCCTATTCCTACTGACCGCCTCGCTTATCTGGCGCTTCCAAATAGCAACGGCAACCAAAGCTCGCCGGCAGTAGTCTTAAAAAATGAATTAGGCCTCGAGTGGCAGGGCAATATTGTTCGTACCGAAGCGGTTTTAGATGAACGCAGTCGAGTGTTATTTGCCATCGCAAAAATAGACGACCCCTATGGATTAGAAGGCGGTGGTGACACCTTGCTAATGGGCAGCTTCGTAAAAGCTGACATCAGCGGTAAAAAAATTGATGGCTTGATTGCCATCCCGCGCTATATTTTGCGCACCGGGAATAAAGTCTGGGTGCTCGATGAAGAGCAGCGCATTCGCAATCGCGACCTCAAAATTCTTCATACCGAGGGCAAGCTCGTTTATGTTTACGAAGGTCTAAATGCCGGCGACGTTATTTGCTTATCGACAATACCCAATGTCATCGCTGGCACCAAGGTGAAAGTAAATAGCACGATAAAAACTAGCTCCCTCGTCACCTCGACGTCAAACCCGATTTCCGCCCTAGACACAACGGCGAGCCAGCTATGA
- the cls gene encoding cardiolipin synthase translates to MATYPVPEVWHWIIGNLAGIGALLAATFAILGILSAVEAIMKTRTAQGAVAWAIVLIGFPPVFVPLYWIFGRRKFRGYALAKRHNQLQIDEIANKLLADFPALAAEKSSHDPRLVALEQLTTLPFCSGNDCQLLINGQHAFAEIFTRIEAAKDYVLLEFYIIRDDQIGRELAELLIKKARQGLRIYCVYDEIGCLKLPNHYVKNLRKNGVNICSFNSTKGLGNRLQLNFRNHRKIVVCDGNYAFIGGMNIGDEYRDMHPVLTPWRDTGIAIAGPAVQSVQLAFAEDWFWANESLPALNWQATSVDGPLNSLVLATGPADNTDSCELYFLNMIHQASQRLWIVSPYFVPDAPVIHALQLAAMRGVDVRIMLPAKPDKLMIQLSSFTAIKETLPRGVQFYYYQTGFLHQKVMLVDDDISVVGTANLDNRSFRLNFELCVINHSVEFASKMEVMLNNDFEKCTQLLPREVAQWSLTRRILSRCAYLFAPLQ, encoded by the coding sequence ATGGCGACCTACCCCGTACCAGAAGTATGGCACTGGATTATCGGCAACCTAGCCGGTATTGGCGCACTATTAGCCGCCACCTTTGCCATATTAGGTATTTTGTCAGCCGTAGAAGCCATTATGAAAACCCGAACAGCACAAGGTGCAGTTGCATGGGCTATTGTATTGATCGGCTTCCCCCCGGTATTTGTGCCACTGTACTGGATATTTGGTCGCCGCAAATTCCGCGGTTACGCTCTGGCCAAGCGTCACAACCAATTACAAATTGATGAAATAGCCAATAAGCTCCTCGCAGATTTCCCCGCCCTAGCCGCCGAAAAGAGCAGTCATGACCCACGTTTGGTCGCGCTAGAGCAACTCACTACCTTGCCATTTTGCTCAGGCAATGACTGCCAGCTACTTATTAATGGTCAGCATGCCTTTGCCGAGATATTCACGCGCATAGAAGCGGCAAAAGACTATGTACTACTAGAATTTTATATTATTCGTGATGATCAAATAGGCCGTGAGCTGGCAGAGCTATTGATTAAAAAAGCCCGGCAAGGACTGCGTATTTACTGTGTATATGACGAAATAGGCTGCCTTAAACTCCCCAATCATTACGTGAAAAACTTGCGCAAGAACGGCGTCAATATATGTTCCTTCAATAGCACCAAGGGTTTGGGTAACCGCCTGCAACTCAATTTTCGCAATCACCGCAAAATTGTCGTGTGTGATGGCAACTACGCATTTATCGGCGGCATGAATATTGGCGATGAATACCGGGATATGCACCCGGTACTGACTCCCTGGCGCGACACCGGCATTGCGATAGCTGGCCCCGCAGTGCAATCAGTGCAATTGGCGTTTGCTGAAGATTGGTTCTGGGCAAACGAGTCGCTGCCAGCGCTCAATTGGCAAGCCACTAGCGTAGACGGCCCCTTAAACAGCTTGGTATTAGCCACCGGTCCCGCCGACAATACCGACAGCTGCGAGCTGTACTTCTTAAATATGATTCATCAAGCCAGCCAGCGACTATGGATAGTCAGCCCCTACTTTGTTCCAGACGCGCCAGTTATTCACGCCCTGCAACTCGCTGCCATGCGCGGTGTGGATGTCAGGATTATGCTACCAGCTAAACCCGACAAACTAATGATTCAACTTTCGTCCTTTACCGCCATCAAAGAAACCCTCCCCAGAGGCGTACAGTTTTATTACTACCAAACCGGCTTCTTGCATCAGAAAGTAATGTTAGTAGATGATGATATCAGCGTGGTCGGTACCGCCAATTTGGACAACCGATCCTTTCGTCTCAATTTTGAACTCTGTGTTATCAATCACAGCGTGGAATTTGCCAGCAAAATGGAAGTGATGCTCAACAACGATTTTGAAAAATGTACCCAGTTGCTGCCACGCGAAGTGGCACAATGGTCACTCACACGCCGCATCCTCAGCCGCTGCGCCTATCTATTCGCACCGCTGCAATAA
- a CDS encoding MaoC family dehydratase, whose protein sequence is MTTVFKQPQELFSALGAELGTSDWLELDQQRINLFADATGDHQWIHVDPERAKDGPFGKCIAHGYLTLSLVNLFLPQIVDVQGISMGVNVGCDRIRFPAPVPVGSRVRGSGELISVEEIKGGVQAVVRVTVEIEGNDRPACVADTISRYFPA, encoded by the coding sequence ATGACCACCGTATTTAAGCAACCCCAAGAACTCTTCTCGGCACTTGGCGCCGAGCTAGGCACTAGCGATTGGCTGGAGCTCGATCAACAGCGCATTAATTTATTTGCCGATGCCACCGGCGACCATCAGTGGATACATGTGGACCCGGAGAGGGCAAAGGACGGGCCGTTTGGTAAGTGTATTGCTCACGGCTATTTAACGCTGTCTTTGGTGAATTTGTTCTTGCCTCAGATTGTTGATGTGCAGGGCATTTCTATGGGTGTGAACGTGGGCTGTGACCGGATTCGATTTCCTGCTCCTGTGCCTGTTGGCTCCCGAGTGCGCGGCAGTGGCGAGTTGATTTCTGTTGAAGAAATAAAGGGCGGTGTTCAGGCCGTGGTCAGAGTGACGGTAGAAATTGAAGGCAATGATAGGCCCGCATGTGTGGCTGACACGATTAGTCGCTACTTCCCGGCATAA